A single window of Providencia alcalifaciens DNA harbors:
- a CDS encoding S9 family peptidase, translating into MRNRITTYCVITLLGLYAASSAAEDKMLAPIAKKQPHTMTIHGDQRVDNYYWLRDDNREAPEILEYLNQENTYATQQLELGEPLKQEIYDELLSRVKQDDESVPYNYNGYTYRSRVVAGKNYSIYERRPINSDGEWTVLVDGNQRAEGTEYYRMGALAISPDNTTIAIAEDRQGRNDYAVSFRKVDEAKWQENILTNTSGNIVWANDNRTLFYVNKDKQTLLPYQVVKHQYGTAQSADKLVYEEKDDTYYVSLAKSTSKDYILIGITSTETSEYRLLDANQPERDAIVLQPRKTGVEYYPDHFNGKFYIRSNHQHPLFGLYIADNATAPWVSFIAPRDDVDLEDFALFNNWLVIEERQNGLVNIRQISWLTHKEHSVRFDDPAYMAWIGNNPEPDTDKLRYGYSSMTTPSSVYEINMLTQEKQLLKQEEVKDFNKANYQSERIWITAQDGMKVPVSLVYRKDSFKQGKNPLLVYGYGAYGYGIDPSFSSSRLSLLDRGFVYAIAHIRGGGDLGKNWYIQGKTVHKMNTFTDFIDVTNALLAQGYGEKGHVYAMGGSAGGLLMGAVVNMAPDLYEGVVSAVPFVDVVTTMLDPSIPLTTGEYDEWGNPENEEDYWRIKAYSPYDNIKSQHYPHILVTTGLHDSQVQYWEPAKWVAKLRDLKQGNSLLLLETNMNAGHGGKSGRFNALDDIAREYSFILMLENKAKYFPNFK; encoded by the coding sequence ATGCGTAATAGAATCACTACTTATTGTGTGATCACACTACTTGGGTTATATGCAGCCAGCAGTGCTGCGGAGGACAAAATGCTAGCACCAATAGCGAAAAAACAGCCCCATACCATGACTATCCACGGGGATCAGCGCGTTGATAACTATTATTGGTTAAGAGACGATAACCGTGAAGCACCGGAAATTCTTGAATATCTGAATCAAGAAAATACGTATGCCACGCAGCAGCTTGAATTGGGCGAGCCATTAAAACAGGAAATTTACGACGAATTATTATCTCGCGTAAAGCAAGATGATGAATCGGTGCCATACAATTACAATGGCTATACATACCGTTCTCGCGTTGTCGCCGGTAAAAACTATTCCATTTATGAAAGACGCCCAATTAATAGTGATGGCGAATGGACAGTGTTAGTTGATGGTAACCAACGTGCGGAAGGGACTGAATATTACCGGATGGGGGCGCTAGCCATTTCCCCAGATAACACCACGATCGCGATTGCTGAAGACCGTCAAGGTCGTAATGATTATGCGGTTTCGTTCCGTAAGGTTGATGAGGCTAAGTGGCAAGAAAATATCCTGACAAACACTTCAGGCAATATTGTGTGGGCAAATGACAACCGCACACTATTTTATGTTAATAAAGACAAACAAACCCTGCTGCCTTATCAAGTGGTTAAGCACCAATATGGAACAGCACAATCCGCCGATAAATTGGTGTATGAAGAGAAAGATGATACTTACTATGTCAGTTTAGCGAAATCCACCTCCAAAGATTATATTCTGATTGGGATCACCAGTACCGAAACGTCAGAGTATCGTCTTTTGGATGCTAACCAACCTGAACGTGATGCGATAGTGCTACAACCGCGCAAAACGGGTGTGGAATATTACCCTGATCATTTTAACGGCAAATTCTATATTCGTTCTAATCATCAGCATCCATTATTTGGATTGTATATTGCGGATAATGCAACGGCACCATGGGTGAGTTTTATCGCACCTCGTGATGATGTCGACCTTGAAGATTTTGCATTATTTAATAACTGGTTGGTGATTGAAGAGCGTCAAAACGGCTTAGTGAATATTCGTCAAATTAGTTGGTTAACTCACAAAGAACATTCTGTGCGCTTTGATGACCCAGCTTATATGGCGTGGATTGGCAATAACCCAGAGCCAGATACCGATAAATTACGCTACGGCTACTCCTCCATGACAACACCATCCTCGGTGTATGAAATTAATATGCTGACCCAAGAGAAACAGCTATTAAAACAAGAGGAAGTGAAGGATTTCAATAAAGCGAATTATCAAAGCGAACGTATTTGGATCACTGCCCAAGATGGGATGAAAGTGCCGGTTTCATTGGTTTATCGCAAAGATAGTTTCAAACAAGGTAAAAATCCACTTCTGGTTTACGGTTACGGTGCATATGGATATGGTATCGACCCGTCATTTAGTTCTTCTCGCTTATCTCTGCTTGATCGTGGATTTGTGTATGCCATTGCCCATATTCGTGGCGGTGGGGATCTGGGTAAAAATTGGTATATTCAGGGCAAAACAGTCCATAAAATGAACACCTTTACGGACTTCATTGATGTGACTAACGCGTTATTAGCACAAGGCTATGGGGAAAAAGGCCATGTCTATGCCATGGGCGGTAGTGCTGGTGGCTTACTGATGGGGGCTGTCGTCAATATGGCACCTGATCTGTATGAAGGCGTGGTCTCTGCGGTGCCGTTTGTTGATGTGGTGACGACCATGCTTGACCCATCAATTCCACTGACTACGGGGGAATATGACGAGTGGGGCAATCCAGAGAATGAGGAAGATTACTGGCGAATTAAAGCCTATAGCCCGTATGACAATATCAAATCTCAACATTATCCACATATTTTGGTCACCACTGGGCTGCATGATTCCCAAGTACAATACTGGGAGCCTGCAAAATGGGTGGCAAAACTGCGTGATCTGAAACAAGGCAATTCTTTATTGTTATTAGAAACCAATATGAATGCCGGACACGGTGGAAAATCCGGCCGTTTTAATGCCTTAGATGATATTGCGAGAGAATATAGCTTTATTCTGATGTTAGAAAATAAAGCGAAATATTTCCCAAATTTTAAATAG
- a CDS encoding energy transducer TonB, whose protein sequence is MSTITFESGYVSKTSKMGGWLVLAVALHVAIVGFFIWITHNARWEESLPPPSVVMELSIEAQAKQLTEVNIGQTQELAVASESHKAQAEEAIIPPLPVNEQAEVQLTKTTAKKPKPELKKQKQEQQQVKKVQTTDSKASDAPVTSDAAALVQSQQIAAQLNSQSEALDSLQKQWEAMVLGKLNKYKRYPEDAGRRNRIGKPVVMFTVDSQGFLLDSSLVNSSGTRSLDKEAQQVLSRAAPLPVPPAEILKNGRITVRLPIDFTLNDK, encoded by the coding sequence ATGAGCACAATAACGTTTGAAAGTGGGTATGTGAGTAAAACCTCGAAAATGGGCGGGTGGCTGGTTTTAGCCGTGGCACTGCATGTTGCCATTGTGGGGTTTTTTATCTGGATAACACACAATGCGCGATGGGAAGAGTCATTGCCGCCCCCCTCGGTGGTGATGGAATTATCTATCGAAGCACAAGCCAAACAATTAACGGAAGTGAATATTGGTCAAACCCAAGAGCTGGCTGTGGCGAGTGAATCCCATAAAGCGCAAGCAGAGGAAGCCATTATTCCCCCATTGCCTGTTAATGAGCAAGCGGAAGTGCAACTTACGAAAACAACGGCGAAAAAACCAAAGCCTGAGTTGAAAAAACAGAAACAAGAGCAGCAGCAAGTGAAGAAGGTGCAAACTACAGATTCGAAAGCCAGCGATGCGCCAGTGACCAGCGATGCAGCTGCACTTGTTCAAAGCCAGCAAATTGCTGCACAACTCAATAGTCAGTCAGAAGCCCTTGATAGCCTACAAAAACAGTGGGAAGCGATGGTGCTTGGAAAATTAAATAAATATAAACGTTACCCTGAAGATGCGGGAAGGCGTAACCGCATAGGTAAACCGGTGGTGATGTTTACGGTAGATAGCCAAGGTTTTTTACTTGATAGCAGTTTAGTGAACTCATCAGGCACACGCTCTTTAGATAAAGAAGCGCAGCAGGTGTTATCTCGCGCGGCACCGTTACCCGTACCACCTGCAGAAATTCTCAAGAATGGACGGATAACAGTCAGGTTACCTATTGATTTTACTCTTAATGATAAATAG
- a CDS encoding ChaN family lipoprotein, translated as MISARSLNYLTKKPSLLSLGMLFVLSFTQLGCTSQTPKTALQLDPQLTQAGKIIDLDSGKSITPQQLIQELAASPRVIVGEKHDNIYHHQIEQWVAQEMQQIRPQGAVLLEMLTPDQQSRVNNVQKQMQGNPYIRDEKLQEVLHWNNGWPWAQYGELVKSLLAQPSPVLAANINRDAVLKAYDNPPTLTGAHSTQLVIQELISETIKRSHNGELDDKQAIKMMVIQQLRDRAMAQGLLDAPAPALLFAGGYHATRAIGVPLHVLDLAPDEPLKVLIISEQGEEIDNLHADYVWYTPK; from the coding sequence ATGATATCAGCACGTTCTTTGAATTATTTAACGAAAAAGCCATCACTGTTGAGTTTAGGGATGCTTTTCGTTTTGAGTTTCACACAGTTAGGATGTACCTCGCAAACACCAAAAACCGCTCTGCAACTGGATCCTCAACTCACACAAGCTGGCAAAATCATTGATTTAGATTCGGGGAAATCCATCACTCCACAGCAGTTAATTCAAGAGCTTGCTGCCTCACCTCGCGTAATTGTCGGGGAGAAACACGACAATATTTACCATCATCAAATTGAGCAATGGGTAGCCCAAGAAATGCAGCAAATACGCCCTCAAGGTGCGGTGTTACTGGAAATGCTCACTCCTGATCAACAAAGTCGAGTTAACAATGTTCAAAAACAGATGCAAGGGAATCCGTATATTCGAGATGAAAAACTGCAAGAGGTTTTGCATTGGAATAATGGTTGGCCGTGGGCGCAATATGGGGAATTAGTGAAGTCTTTACTGGCTCAGCCATCCCCAGTTTTAGCGGCAAATATTAATCGAGATGCTGTGCTGAAGGCTTATGACAACCCACCGACACTAACGGGAGCACATTCAACTCAGCTTGTTATTCAGGAATTGATCAGCGAAACCATTAAGCGCTCACACAATGGTGAGTTGGATGATAAACAAGCGATAAAGATGATGGTGATCCAGCAGTTAAGAGATAGGGCGATGGCGCAGGGCTTATTAGATGCTCCGGCACCTGCATTACTATTTGCAGGTGGATATCATGCAACGCGGGCAATTGGCGTGCCGCTACATGTGCTCGATTTAGCGCCGGATGAGCCATTGAAAGTATTGATTATTTCGGAGCAAGGCGAGGAAATCGATAACTTGCATGCGGATTATGTTTGGTACACGCCGAAATAA
- the maeB gene encoding NADP-dependent oxaloacetate-decarboxylating malate dehydrogenase — protein sequence MDDKLKQSALDFHEFPHPGKITVTPTKPLTTQRDLALAYSPGVAVPCLEIAEEPLKAYRYTAKGNLVGVISNGTAVLGLGNIGALAGKPVMEGKGVLFKKFSGIDVFDIEVDETDPDKLIDIIASLEPTFGGINLEDIKAPECFYIEQKLRERMNIPVFHDDQHGTAIICTAAVINGLRIVKKEIGDVRLVVSGAGAASIACMNLLVALGLKRENITVCDSKGVIYKGRDERMDATKAAYAIDDNGQRTLADAIPDADIFLGCSGPRLLTPEMVKTMAKDPLILALANPEPEILPPLAKEVRPDAIICTGRSDYPNQVNNVLCFPFIFRGALDVGATTINEEMKLACVYAIADLALAEQSEEVASAYGNQDLFFGPEYIIPKPFDPRLIVKIAPAVAKAAMESGVATRPIADMDAYVEKLNQFVHKTNLFMKPIFSQAKKELKRIVLAEGEEERVLHATQELVSLGLAFPILVGRPSVIEMRIQKLGLHIELGKDFEVVNNENDPRFKEYWQEYYQIMKRRGVSQEMARRALVANPTIIGGIMVLRGEADGMICGSIGSYSEHYQVVKDLFGFREGAHTAGAMNALLLPTGNTFIADTYVNEDPTPEELAEITLMAADTVRRFGIEPKVALLSRSSFGSSDCGSAQKMRDTLALVKAREPNLEIDGEMHADAALIESIRKDVMPDSPLKGSANLLIMPNMEAARISYNLLRVTSSDGVTVGPVLMGVAKPVHVLTPIASVRRIVNMVALAAVEAQTNPL from the coding sequence ATGGATGATAAATTAAAACAAAGTGCTCTCGATTTTCATGAGTTTCCTCATCCTGGGAAAATTACTGTAACACCAACCAAACCGTTAACCACTCAACGTGACTTAGCCTTAGCCTATTCTCCAGGTGTTGCGGTGCCTTGCCTAGAAATCGCAGAAGAACCACTAAAAGCGTATCGTTATACAGCAAAAGGTAACCTTGTGGGTGTTATCTCTAACGGTACTGCGGTACTAGGGTTAGGGAACATCGGCGCATTGGCAGGTAAGCCTGTCATGGAAGGGAAAGGGGTGCTATTTAAGAAATTCTCGGGTATTGATGTTTTCGATATTGAAGTCGATGAAACCGATCCTGATAAGCTGATTGATATCATCGCGTCGCTGGAACCAACATTCGGCGGTATCAACCTCGAAGATATTAAAGCACCAGAGTGCTTCTATATTGAACAAAAATTACGTGAACGCATGAATATTCCTGTGTTCCATGACGACCAACACGGAACCGCAATTATTTGTACCGCGGCGGTGATTAACGGTCTGCGCATCGTTAAAAAAGAAATTGGCGATGTTCGTTTAGTCGTATCCGGTGCGGGTGCCGCATCGATTGCCTGTATGAACTTATTAGTGGCGTTAGGATTAAAGCGCGAAAATATCACCGTTTGCGATTCAAAAGGGGTGATTTATAAAGGTCGTGATGAGCGAATGGATGCGACTAAAGCTGCGTATGCCATTGACGATAATGGTCAGCGTACATTAGCGGATGCTATCCCTGATGCTGACATTTTCTTAGGTTGTTCAGGCCCTCGCTTATTAACACCTGAAATGGTGAAAACCATGGCGAAGGATCCGCTGATCTTAGCATTAGCTAACCCTGAGCCGGAAATCCTGCCACCATTAGCGAAAGAAGTTCGCCCAGATGCCATTATTTGTACAGGGCGTTCTGACTACCCGAACCAAGTTAACAACGTTCTGTGCTTCCCATTCATCTTCCGTGGTGCGCTGGATGTCGGCGCAACAACAATCAATGAAGAGATGAAACTGGCTTGTGTTTACGCTATCGCTGACTTAGCGCTGGCGGAACAAAGTGAAGAAGTTGCTTCAGCGTACGGTAACCAAGATTTATTCTTTGGTCCTGAATATATCATTCCAAAACCATTCGACCCGCGCCTTATCGTGAAGATTGCGCCAGCAGTGGCAAAAGCAGCAATGGAATCAGGTGTCGCGACACGTCCAATCGCGGATATGGATGCGTATGTTGAAAAACTGAATCAGTTTGTCCATAAAACAAACTTATTTATGAAGCCAATTTTCTCTCAAGCGAAAAAAGAGCTAAAACGCATCGTATTAGCGGAAGGGGAAGAAGAGCGCGTATTACACGCAACTCAAGAGCTGGTTTCCCTTGGTTTAGCATTCCCTATTCTGGTGGGACGCCCTAGTGTGATTGAAATGCGCATCCAAAAACTGGGTCTGCATATTGAGCTAGGCAAAGACTTTGAGGTGGTCAACAATGAGAATGACCCACGCTTTAAAGAGTACTGGCAAGAATATTATCAAATCATGAAACGCCGTGGTGTTTCTCAAGAAATGGCGCGTCGAGCATTAGTTGCTAACCCAACGATTATCGGCGGTATCATGGTTCTGCGTGGTGAAGCTGATGGGATGATCTGTGGCTCAATCGGTAGCTACAGTGAACACTATCAAGTCGTCAAAGACCTGTTCGGTTTCCGGGAAGGTGCGCATACTGCAGGGGCAATGAATGCCTTGTTATTACCAACCGGTAATACCTTTATTGCCGATACTTATGTGAATGAAGATCCAACGCCAGAAGAGTTAGCGGAAATTACGTTAATGGCAGCGGATACGGTTCGTCGATTTGGTATTGAACCAAAAGTGGCGCTGTTATCGCGCTCAAGCTTTGGTTCTTCAGATTGTGGCTCAGCACAAAAAATGCGCGATACATTGGCATTAGTGAAAGCGCGTGAACCAAACTTGGAAATTGACGGTGAAATGCATGCGGATGCGGCGTTGATTGAGTCTATCCGTAAAGATGTGATGCCAGATAGCCCACTGAAAGGCTCAGCAAACTTACTGATTATGCCAAATATGGAAGCGGCGCGTATTAGCTATAACTTGCTGCGCGTGACAAGTTCTGATGGTGTTACTGTGGGTCCTGTGCTGATGGGGGTAGCGAAACCTGTCCACGTCTTAACGCCAATCGCATCTGTTCGTCGTATTGTCAACATGGTGGCGCTAGCCGCAGTGGAAGCTCAAACGAACCCACTGTAA
- a CDS encoding LuxR C-terminal-related transcriptional regulator, with protein MSNHTVMIIDEHPIFRFGLSHLLKSKADFDVTAEVSNSKEALNIATSKQPNMILIDTILHGNKTFETIRLLRKHCANSYLLVLSLSTMKTDIYAAIDAGAQGYLLKNSELDMLLNSMKKAMEGHHVFSEKVYQHLITRHQSKDPLSTLTRRECEILHEMAAGLKNREISQLLFISEETVKVHIRNILKKLRVRSRLEASLIYMRSK; from the coding sequence ATGTCTAATCACACGGTTATGATTATCGATGAACATCCTATTTTTCGTTTTGGATTATCCCATTTATTAAAGTCAAAAGCTGACTTTGACGTCACGGCGGAGGTTTCAAATAGTAAAGAAGCGTTGAATATCGCCACCAGTAAACAACCTAATATGATACTAATAGATACTATTCTTCATGGTAATAAAACATTTGAAACGATTCGATTACTACGTAAACATTGCGCTAACAGTTATTTACTGGTTCTTTCACTTTCGACGATGAAAACCGATATCTACGCCGCTATCGATGCCGGCGCTCAAGGTTATCTATTAAAAAATAGCGAACTCGATATGCTGCTTAATAGCATGAAAAAAGCAATGGAGGGGCACCATGTATTTAGCGAAAAAGTTTATCAGCATTTGATTACTCGACATCAATCTAAAGATCCACTTTCCACATTAACTCGCCGTGAATGCGAAATATTACACGAAATGGCAGCCGGATTAAAAAACAGAGAAATCTCTCAGTTATTATTTATTTCTGAAGAAACCGTTAAAGTTCACATTCGAAATATCTTAAAAAAATTACGAGTCCGATCTCGTTTAGAAGCCAGCTTAATATACATGCGTTCAAAATAA
- a CDS encoding ArsC family reductase yields MSNTPASPYIMYGIKNCDTIKKARRYLDDNAVGYQFHDYRVDGITDELLSTFLQHIDWETLVNKRGTTWRKLSDEEKNAVVDADSAKKVLLAEPAMIKRPVLVSANGHYLVGFNADDYQKFTK; encoded by the coding sequence ATGTCCAACACCCCTGCATCCCCTTATATCATGTACGGAATTAAAAACTGCGATACCATTAAGAAAGCTCGCCGTTACTTAGACGATAACGCAGTCGGCTACCAATTCCATGATTACCGCGTTGATGGCATCACTGATGAACTCCTCTCTACATTTTTGCAACACATCGATTGGGAAACCTTGGTGAATAAACGAGGTACAACTTGGCGCAAACTCAGCGATGAAGAGAAAAATGCAGTTGTCGATGCTGATAGCGCGAAAAAAGTCTTACTGGCTGAACCTGCAATGATCAAACGCCCTGTTCTTGTTTCTGCTAATGGTCATTACCTTGTCGGGTTTAACGCCGACGATTACCAAAAATTCACAAAATAA
- the dapE gene encoding succinyl-diaminopimelate desuccinylase: MNCPVIELAKQLIVRPSISPDDQGCQDLLINRLNKIGFTVEKMPFGDTLNFWAHRGGTGKTLAFAGHTDVVPAGDHSKWQTPPFTPTIINQHLYGRGAADMKGSIAAMIVAAERFVEKHPTHTGRLAFLITSDEEAKATHGTVKVVETLQSRNEPVDYCLVGEPSSQSALGDIIKNGRRGSITAHLTILGTQGHVAYPHLADNPVHRATGFLQELVSTKWDDGNQYFPATSMQIANINAGTGADNVIPGELKVQFNFRFSTELTDTIIRERVADMLERHGLKYHLDWFLSGQPFLTGDSELVSATVQAIQEVTGRSTTLSTSGGTSDGRFIAQMGTHVIELGPLNATIHKVDECVSVDDLQQLAVIYERIMELLLL; encoded by the coding sequence ATGAACTGCCCTGTCATTGAACTTGCAAAACAACTTATCGTCCGTCCCTCTATCAGTCCAGATGACCAAGGTTGCCAAGATTTACTCATCAATCGTTTGAATAAAATCGGCTTTACGGTGGAAAAAATGCCTTTTGGGGACACCCTCAATTTTTGGGCTCATCGTGGCGGCACTGGAAAAACCCTCGCCTTTGCCGGTCATACTGATGTCGTCCCTGCTGGCGATCACAGTAAATGGCAAACTCCGCCATTTACTCCAACAATTATCAATCAACATTTATATGGTCGTGGTGCTGCCGACATGAAAGGCTCTATTGCCGCCATGATCGTTGCAGCTGAGCGCTTTGTAGAAAAACATCCAACTCATACTGGCCGCCTCGCGTTTTTAATTACCTCCGATGAGGAAGCTAAAGCGACTCACGGCACCGTAAAAGTGGTCGAGACGTTACAATCCCGTAATGAGCCTGTCGATTACTGCTTAGTGGGGGAACCGTCCAGCCAGTCTGCGCTTGGTGACATCATTAAGAATGGCCGTCGCGGCTCTATTACTGCTCACTTAACTATTTTGGGTACCCAAGGACACGTTGCCTATCCACATCTTGCTGATAACCCAGTACACCGAGCAACAGGCTTTCTGCAAGAATTAGTCTCGACTAAATGGGATGATGGTAACCAATATTTCCCAGCCACCAGCATGCAAATCGCCAATATCAATGCTGGTACAGGTGCCGATAACGTCATTCCTGGTGAACTAAAAGTACAATTTAATTTCCGTTTTAGCACCGAACTAACAGATACCATAATCCGCGAACGCGTGGCTGACATGTTAGAGCGTCACGGACTGAAATATCATTTAGATTGGTTCTTATCAGGTCAGCCATTCTTGACGGGCGACAGCGAATTAGTGAGTGCAACGGTGCAAGCCATCCAAGAAGTCACGGGGCGCTCAACCACCTTATCAACCAGCGGCGGCACCTCTGACGGACGTTTCATCGCCCAAATGGGTACTCATGTTATCGAGCTAGGTCCATTGAATGCAACAATCCATAAAGTGGATGAGTGTGTTAGCGTCGATGATTTACAACAGCTCGCTGTAATCTATGAACGTATCATGGAGCTTTTATTACTATGA
- a CDS encoding M15 family metallopeptidase, whose protein sequence is MTLSIEMLTGRSTDHLVTLGGNHRLQFNTTKAFLAMQQAAARAGFKLQSASAFRDFSRQQIIWNEKFAGKRPVLDTHSQPLDISTLSEGELCEAILHWSALPGASRHHWGTEIDVYDPLRIPAGQTLQLEPWEYQEGGYFAELNHWLTDNMATFDFYRPFTATNAGVAQEPWHISYWPLSHEAELLLTPEIVRQVLTEEDISGKTWLLDNLEYVFNHYIRVPE, encoded by the coding sequence ATGACTCTCTCCATCGAGATGTTAACTGGGCGCTCCACCGACCATTTAGTGACTTTGGGCGGTAATCACCGCCTACAGTTTAATACCACTAAAGCGTTTCTTGCCATGCAGCAAGCGGCGGCACGCGCCGGGTTTAAACTACAATCCGCCAGTGCTTTTCGTGATTTTTCTCGCCAGCAGATCATTTGGAATGAAAAATTTGCAGGTAAACGCCCTGTCCTTGATACCCATAGTCAACCGTTAGATATTTCAACATTATCTGAAGGGGAATTATGTGAAGCGATTTTGCATTGGTCTGCGCTACCAGGGGCGAGCCGTCACCACTGGGGTACTGAGATTGATGTTTACGATCCTCTTCGCATTCCTGCTGGGCAAACCTTGCAATTAGAACCTTGGGAATATCAAGAAGGGGGTTATTTTGCTGAGCTTAATCATTGGTTAACTGACAATATGGCGACTTTTGATTTCTACCGCCCGTTCACCGCTACCAATGCAGGTGTTGCACAAGAACCTTGGCATATTAGTTATTGGCCGTTGTCCCATGAAGCTGAGCTGCTATTGACGCCAGAAATTGTTAGGCAGGTGCTAACCGAAGAAGATATTAGTGGAAAAACCTGGTTATTAGATAACCTTGAGTATGTTTTTAACCACTATATTAGAGTGCCTGAATGA
- a CDS encoding DUF454 family protein: MKKIIFITVGWIAVGLAFLGAILPVMPTTCFLLLAAWCFSRSSPRFHNWLLYRSWFGGYLRHWQAHRALPKGVKPKAMTLIVITFAFSIWVVSYGWLKIGLFLGMCWLLIFMYRLPVVDMSNSDQNNPDL, encoded by the coding sequence ATAAAGAAAATCATATTCATTACAGTAGGATGGATTGCTGTTGGCTTAGCTTTTCTTGGGGCTATTTTACCGGTCATGCCAACGACCTGCTTCTTATTATTGGCGGCATGGTGCTTTTCGCGTTCTTCTCCACGCTTCCATAATTGGTTGTTATATCGCTCATGGTTTGGCGGGTATTTACGTCACTGGCAAGCGCATCGTGCGCTACCAAAAGGTGTAAAACCGAAAGCCATGACGTTAATCGTTATTACGTTTGCCTTTTCGATTTGGGTGGTTAGTTATGGCTGGCTAAAAATTGGGTTATTTTTAGGGATGTGTTGGTTACTGATTTTTATGTACCGCTTACCTGTCGTCGATATGTCAAATTCGGATCAGAATAACCCAGATTTATGA
- a CDS encoding YpfN family protein, translating into MHWLADYWWVILLLLVGVIWNSVKEMMRLDPKKYLDDKPEIPPHKDNNHLWDDEDDDWPKDKKR; encoded by the coding sequence ATGCATTGGTTAGCCGATTACTGGTGGGTCATTCTACTGTTATTAGTCGGGGTCATTTGGAACTCAGTAAAAGAAATGATGCGTCTCGACCCCAAAAAGTATTTAGATGACAAACCTGAAATTCCGCCTCACAAAGATAATAATCACCTCTGGGATGATGAAGACGACGACTGGCCTAAAGACAAAAAGCGCTAA